In a single window of the Pyrococcus sp. NA2 genome:
- a CDS encoding helicase C-terminal domain-containing protein → MLEYFPYKTLRPNQKEFIELVRESVRKGENIIIEAPTGFGKTISVLAGVLPYAISLGYKVIYLARTHKQMDRVIEELKMIREIARVSGIEFRSRRDLCLHTYLKNFAQDAYTSMIVCKTLRKLGKCKFFENIKEKKDSVREIIEFFLESPSFPWEVIEYSSLLELCPYEVTRKVGEKANVIVASYLYMINPWIRQAFMESLGLDYSDLIVIFDEAHNIPDQAISALSDRLSIRTIERAIKEAEEYGEKDIANFLSIFLRGLEILYREKLENYEIQEVPLSPMEIFSHVASILGFETRDILMVLNDMVEIGDAIREDRIERNLPPRSYIGRTGEFLLNWLSLMDRSDYIHLFSKERGPALELVALDPSIALDFLNDVHSAIFMSGTLTPLEAFRDIIGVQAKLKKFPRIVKSENAIVLVARDVSTRGEERTPALYKKLAEYVFEAVKIIPKNVGVFTASYEVLEGLLSTNVHIKIEEEIGKRVFIEKRDASSAENDAMVAEFKAEAKGRGGVLFGVMGGRNSEGQDYSGDEMNGVVLVGIPYAKPTPRVQAQIRYYEKKFPGKGRYYGYLLPAHRKLAQAAGRVHRSEEERGSIVILDYRVLWNTVKRDLPDWIVEAIQPVTLPLMRIKLRRFWNEKAG, encoded by the coding sequence ATGCTCGAATACTTTCCCTATAAAACCCTCAGACCAAATCAGAAGGAGTTTATAGAGCTCGTTAGAGAGAGCGTTAGGAAAGGTGAAAACATAATAATTGAGGCTCCCACAGGTTTTGGGAAGACAATTAGCGTTTTAGCTGGTGTTCTGCCTTATGCAATATCCTTGGGATATAAGGTTATTTACCTTGCTAGAACGCACAAGCAGATGGATAGAGTCATAGAAGAGCTGAAGATGATTAGGGAAATAGCTAGGGTAAGTGGAATAGAATTTAGAAGTAGGCGAGATCTCTGCCTTCACACTTACTTGAAGAACTTTGCACAAGATGCTTATACAAGCATGATCGTATGTAAAACGCTTAGAAAACTTGGGAAATGCAAATTCTTTGAAAATATAAAGGAGAAGAAAGATAGTGTAAGAGAGATAATAGAGTTCTTCCTGGAAAGTCCGTCTTTTCCCTGGGAGGTCATTGAATATTCAAGCCTCCTAGAATTGTGTCCATATGAGGTAACGAGAAAAGTTGGTGAGAAAGCAAATGTTATCGTGGCAAGCTACCTCTACATGATAAATCCCTGGATCAGGCAGGCCTTTATGGAGAGCCTTGGACTTGACTACAGTGACCTCATAGTGATATTTGATGAGGCTCATAACATACCCGATCAGGCGATCTCAGCTTTGAGTGATAGGTTGAGCATAAGGACAATTGAGAGGGCAATAAAAGAAGCCGAGGAATACGGAGAGAAAGATATAGCAAATTTCCTTTCAATATTCCTCAGAGGGCTGGAGATACTCTACAGGGAGAAGCTAGAGAATTATGAGATTCAAGAGGTGCCACTATCCCCAATGGAGATATTTTCACATGTAGCTTCAATTCTCGGATTTGAGACAAGGGATATACTAATGGTTCTAAATGATATGGTCGAGATAGGGGATGCAATAAGAGAGGACAGGATAGAGAGAAACTTACCTCCGAGAAGTTACATCGGTAGAACTGGAGAGTTTCTCCTTAACTGGCTTTCCCTTATGGACAGATCCGATTACATTCACTTATTTAGCAAAGAGAGAGGGCCAGCCTTGGAGTTAGTTGCCCTTGATCCCTCGATTGCACTGGATTTTTTGAACGATGTTCATTCGGCGATATTCATGTCTGGAACCTTAACTCCCCTTGAAGCGTTTAGAGACATAATCGGAGTTCAGGCTAAACTTAAGAAGTTTCCAAGGATTGTTAAGTCTGAAAATGCAATAGTTCTAGTTGCGAGAGATGTCTCAACTAGAGGAGAAGAGAGGACCCCTGCTCTTTATAAAAAACTTGCCGAGTACGTCTTTGAAGCGGTCAAGATCATCCCAAAGAACGTTGGAGTCTTTACGGCATCTTATGAAGTCCTGGAGGGTCTTTTATCTACGAACGTACATATAAAAATTGAGGAGGAGATTGGGAAGAGGGTCTTCATAGAGAAGAGGGATGCTAGCTCAGCCGAGAACGATGCGATGGTTGCTGAGTTCAAGGCTGAAGCTAAAGGTAGGGGAGGAGTTCTCTTTGGAGTGATGGGTGGAAGGAACAGTGAGGGGCAAGATTACAGTGGAGACGAGATGAATGGTGTCGTTCTAGTGGGTATTCCCTACGCGAAGCCAACACCAAGGGTTCAGGCCCAGATAAGGTATTATGAAAAGAAGTTCCCTGGTAAGGGAAGGTATTATGGTTACCTCCTCCCAGCCCATAGAAAACTTGCTCAAGCAGCTGGTAGGGTGCACAGAAGTGAGGAGGAGAGGGGTAGCATAGTGATACTTGATTACAGGGTTCTCTGGAATACAGTTAAAAGGGATCTCCCCGATTGGATTGTTGAGGCAATTCAACCGGTGACGTTACCCCTGATGAGGATTAAGCTGAGGAGGTTCTGGAATGAAAAAGCTGGCTGA
- the leuC gene encoding 3-isopropylmalate dehydratase large subunit — translation MGMTIAEKILAAHSGREEVRPGDIVIAKLDFVFGNDVTMPLAIKKFRELGVNEVFDRERIAIVLDHFTPNKDIKAAEQCKFSREFAREMGIKWFFEGGNVGVEHCLLPELGLVLPGDLIIGADSHTCTYGALGAFATGVGSTDLAVAMATGEAWFRVPETIKFVYEGDLQPWVTSKDLILYTIGDIGVNGALYKVMEFSGEVIQKLSVEQRMTMTNMAIEAGAKTGIIEPDRKTIRYVKDRAKRRFKLYKSDEDAKYSKVIEYDVSKIEPQVAFPHLPENTVPISKASKMNIKIDQVFIGSCTNGRLEDLKMAAEVLEGHEVAPWVRLIVIPCSPTVYWKAMKEGILEIFLEAGAVIGPPTCGPCLGGHMGVLASGERAVSTTNRNFVGRMGHPKSEVYLASPYVAAASAVLGRIASPEEVVK, via the coding sequence ATGGGAATGACAATAGCCGAAAAGATACTCGCGGCACACTCTGGAAGGGAAGAAGTTAGGCCAGGAGATATAGTCATTGCTAAACTCGATTTTGTCTTCGGGAATGACGTGACGATGCCATTAGCAATAAAAAAGTTTAGAGAACTCGGAGTAAATGAGGTTTTTGATAGGGAAAGGATAGCCATAGTGCTTGACCACTTCACTCCAAATAAAGACATAAAAGCGGCTGAACAGTGCAAGTTCTCAAGGGAGTTCGCTAGAGAAATGGGAATAAAGTGGTTCTTCGAAGGAGGGAATGTTGGTGTCGAGCATTGTCTTCTCCCAGAATTAGGATTAGTCCTACCTGGGGATCTCATAATTGGAGCTGATTCGCATACCTGCACCTATGGAGCATTAGGGGCCTTTGCTACTGGCGTCGGAAGCACAGACTTAGCGGTTGCAATGGCCACTGGGGAAGCTTGGTTCAGGGTTCCTGAGACGATTAAATTTGTGTACGAGGGGGATCTCCAGCCATGGGTCACCTCGAAGGACCTAATACTTTACACCATCGGAGACATTGGAGTTAATGGGGCTCTCTATAAGGTAATGGAATTCTCTGGAGAGGTCATTCAAAAGCTTTCAGTGGAACAGAGAATGACAATGACGAATATGGCAATTGAGGCTGGAGCAAAGACTGGAATAATAGAACCTGATCGGAAGACAATCAGATATGTAAAAGACAGGGCAAAAAGGAGGTTCAAGTTATACAAGAGTGATGAAGATGCAAAGTATTCAAAGGTAATAGAGTATGACGTCAGTAAAATAGAGCCACAGGTAGCGTTTCCTCACTTACCAGAGAATACCGTGCCCATAAGCAAGGCCTCCAAGATGAACATAAAGATAGATCAAGTTTTCATAGGATCTTGCACAAATGGAAGGTTAGAAGATCTAAAAATGGCAGCTGAAGTTCTAGAGGGACACGAAGTTGCTCCGTGGGTCAGATTAATAGTAATTCCCTGTTCTCCAACGGTCTATTGGAAGGCTATGAAAGAGGGAATACTGGAGATATTCCTGGAAGCTGGTGCCGTTATTGGCCCTCCAACATGTGGTCCCTGCCTTGGAGGACATATGGGAGTTTTAGCAAGTGGTGAAAGAGCAGTCTCAACTACAAACAGAAATTTTGTTGGAAGAATGGGGCATCCAAAGAGTGAAGTTTACCTCGCGAGCCCATATGTAGCTGCAGCTTCAGCTGTTCTGGGTAGGATAGCTTCTCCAGAGGAGGTGGTAAAATGA
- the cimA gene encoding citramalate synthase, with amino-acid sequence MNRRVELYDTTLRDGSQMEGISFSLEDKLKITEKLDEFGIHYIEGGWPGSNPKDIEYFKAVKDLPLENAKIAAFGSTRRPRVKVSEDPNLNALIESEATIATIFGKSWDLHVTEALRTTLENNLQMIAESIEYLREHGMTVFYDAEHFFDGYRANPEYAMQTIKVAEEAGAERIILADTNGGSLPSFVKKVVEEVKKEIKVPLGIHAHNDSELAVANSLMAFEAGVVQIQGTINGYGERCGNANLISIIPALELKYGVKVVGKEKLKKLKELAHFVAELANMEIPRNQPYVGDSAFAHKGGVHVSAVLRDPRTYEHIDPELVGNRRKVVVSELSGKSNLIYKARELGIKLDEDDPSLPNIVKKIKELEFKGYHFEAAEGSLELLIKKVKGEYRPSFELERARVITEIFPDKPPISEATVVLRVKGRNVLSASEGNGPVNALDLALRKALMELYPEIKEVKLVDYKVRVLGSDKGTGAKVRVLVQTSDGKRTWGTVGVSTNIIEASLNAIVDSIEYWLMKRDEK; translated from the coding sequence ATGAATAGAAGGGTTGAGCTATACGATACAACCTTAAGAGACGGCTCCCAAATGGAAGGAATAAGCTTTTCCCTGGAGGACAAGCTAAAGATAACCGAGAAACTTGACGAATTTGGGATCCACTATATAGAAGGAGGATGGCCCGGTTCTAACCCGAAAGATATAGAATACTTCAAGGCCGTCAAGGATCTTCCACTAGAAAACGCCAAGATAGCAGCTTTTGGTAGTACAAGAAGACCAAGAGTTAAGGTCAGTGAAGATCCAAATTTAAATGCCCTAATCGAGTCGGAAGCTACAATAGCAACAATATTTGGAAAAAGCTGGGATCTCCACGTTACTGAGGCCCTAAGAACTACACTCGAAAATAACCTACAAATGATAGCCGAGTCAATAGAGTACCTCAGGGAGCATGGCATGACCGTGTTTTACGATGCCGAACACTTCTTTGATGGATACAGAGCGAACCCAGAGTATGCAATGCAAACTATAAAGGTAGCTGAAGAGGCAGGAGCAGAGAGGATAATCCTTGCAGACACCAATGGCGGTTCCTTACCCTCCTTTGTAAAGAAAGTCGTTGAAGAAGTCAAAAAAGAAATAAAAGTTCCCTTAGGAATACACGCTCACAACGATTCTGAACTGGCGGTTGCAAATTCACTCATGGCATTTGAAGCAGGAGTTGTTCAAATACAGGGGACGATAAATGGCTACGGTGAAAGATGCGGAAATGCGAATTTAATATCAATAATTCCAGCTCTGGAGTTAAAGTACGGAGTTAAAGTCGTTGGAAAAGAGAAACTAAAGAAATTGAAGGAACTTGCTCACTTCGTTGCTGAGCTTGCAAACATGGAAATCCCAAGAAATCAACCATATGTTGGAGATAGCGCCTTTGCCCACAAAGGAGGGGTTCATGTTTCAGCCGTCTTGAGGGATCCAAGGACATATGAGCATATAGATCCAGAACTAGTTGGAAACAGGAGAAAAGTAGTAGTTTCTGAGCTCTCTGGAAAGAGCAACTTAATATACAAGGCCAGAGAGTTAGGAATAAAACTAGACGAAGATGACCCGAGCTTGCCTAATATCGTGAAGAAGATAAAAGAGCTTGAGTTCAAGGGGTATCACTTTGAGGCAGCTGAAGGTTCGCTGGAACTGCTGATTAAGAAGGTTAAAGGGGAATATAGACCCTCCTTTGAGTTAGAGCGTGCGAGAGTTATAACTGAGATATTCCCGGATAAACCCCCAATTTCGGAAGCGACAGTGGTTCTAAGGGTGAAAGGGAGAAATGTCCTCTCAGCCTCAGAAGGTAATGGTCCCGTAAATGCTCTCGATCTCGCATTGAGAAAGGCCCTAATGGAGCTCTATCCTGAGATTAAGGAAGTAAAACTAGTTGACTATAAAGTTAGGGTTCTAGGAAGCGATAAGGGAACCGGGGCAAAGGTTAGAGTTCTCGTACAAACTAGCGATGGTAAAAGAACTTGGGGCACAGTTGGCGTCTCGACAAATATCATCGAAGCTAGCTTAAATGCAATAGTTGATAGCATAGAGTACTGGCTCATGAAGAGGGATGAAAAATGA
- the ilvC gene encoding ketol-acid reductoisomerase, which yields MVKVYYDKDVSMEVLKDKTVAIIGYGNQGEAQAKNMRDSGVHVILGLRPGGNSWKRAEKDGFEVYTIEDAVKRADIVHILIPDLVQPKVYREKIEPYLREGQALGFSHGFNVHYKQIVPPEYVDVIMVAPKSPGKRVREKYLEGFGVPALIAVYQDYSGKAKELALAMAKAIGCTRAGVIETTFKDETESDLIGEQIVLVGGLIELIKKGFEVLVELGYPPELAYFEACNEAKLIMDLIYERGFTGMLKAVSDTAKYGGLTVGPKVIDEHVKENMKKAAERVRNGEFAREWISKAERAKEVLKELMKPIEEHEIERTGKFIRKMSGLED from the coding sequence ATGGTGAAGGTGTACTACGATAAGGATGTTAGTATGGAAGTACTGAAAGACAAGACGGTTGCCATTATTGGGTATGGCAACCAGGGAGAAGCCCAGGCAAAAAACATGAGAGACTCAGGAGTGCATGTAATTCTCGGACTCAGACCAGGAGGAAACTCTTGGAAGAGGGCTGAAAAAGATGGCTTCGAGGTTTATACTATAGAAGATGCAGTCAAAAGAGCCGACATTGTGCATATCCTAATACCAGACCTCGTTCAACCGAAAGTTTACAGGGAAAAAATAGAGCCCTACCTCAGAGAAGGCCAAGCCTTAGGATTCTCCCATGGCTTTAACGTTCATTACAAACAGATAGTCCCTCCAGAATACGTGGACGTTATCATGGTTGCCCCTAAGAGTCCAGGGAAGAGAGTTAGAGAAAAATACCTTGAAGGCTTTGGTGTTCCAGCCTTGATAGCTGTGTATCAGGATTATAGTGGAAAGGCAAAAGAACTAGCTCTAGCGATGGCCAAGGCCATAGGATGCACAAGAGCAGGTGTCATCGAAACTACATTTAAAGACGAGACCGAAAGTGATCTAATTGGTGAACAAATTGTTCTCGTAGGTGGATTAATTGAGTTGATTAAGAAAGGATTTGAAGTCCTTGTAGAGCTTGGTTATCCCCCTGAATTAGCATACTTCGAAGCCTGTAACGAAGCCAAGCTCATAATGGATCTAATTTATGAGAGAGGTTTCACTGGAATGCTCAAGGCAGTGTCTGACACTGCAAAGTACGGGGGATTAACCGTTGGACCTAAAGTCATAGACGAGCATGTCAAGGAGAACATGAAAAAGGCAGCAGAAAGAGTTAGAAATGGCGAATTCGCAAGGGAATGGATATCTAAAGCAGAGAGAGCGAAGGAAGTTCTTAAGGAGCTTATGAAGCCCATAGAGGAACATGAAATCGAGAGAACTGGAAAGTTCATTAGGAAAATGTCGGGACTTGAGGACTAA
- the ndk gene encoding nucleoside-diphosphate kinase yields the protein MCKEEVERTLVIIKPDAVVRGLIGEIISRFERKGLKIVGMKMMWISRELAEKHYEEHRNKPFFEALVNYITKTPVVVMVVEGRCAIEVVRKMAGATDPKDAEPGTIRGDLALDISDAICNVIHASDSKESAEREISLFFKPEEIFDYPKAADWFYRKGI from the coding sequence ATGTGTAAGGAGGAAGTTGAAAGAACTTTAGTTATTATAAAGCCAGATGCTGTTGTCAGGGGATTGATAGGAGAAATAATTAGCAGGTTTGAAAGGAAAGGACTGAAGATAGTTGGAATGAAGATGATGTGGATAAGCAGGGAACTTGCGGAGAAGCATTACGAGGAGCATAGGAACAAACCATTCTTTGAGGCTTTGGTCAACTACATAACGAAAACGCCAGTTGTCGTCATGGTCGTTGAGGGAAGATGTGCAATAGAGGTTGTTAGGAAGATGGCAGGAGCTACCGATCCGAAGGATGCAGAGCCCGGAACGATTAGAGGTGACCTGGCTCTCGATATAAGCGATGCGATATGCAATGTCATTCATGCTAGCGATTCAAAAGAAAGTGCAGAAAGAGAGATAAGCCTGTTCTTCAAGCCTGAAGAGATATTTGATTATCCAAAGGCCGCCGATTGGTTCTATAGGAAAGGTATTTAA
- the ilvB gene encoding biosynthetic-type acetolactate synthase large subunit, with amino-acid sequence MSMSGARALVKALEREGVKHMFGIIGGSIMPVFDELLDSNIRHITTRHEQSAAHAADGYARVSGKPGVAITTSGPGATNLVTGIATAYMDSSPIVAITGQVPTYMIGKMAFQETDIINITKPITKWNYQIRKPEEVPKAVKKAFTIAMLGRPGPTLLDFPKDVQTGEGEVEFDVDISQEINPWKPPKLDACPEEVKKAVDMILSAERPVFIVGGGVIWSGATDEVLAIAEYLLIPIMATFMGKGAVPENHPLYVGNLGMHGRIAANKLLPETDLIIAVGMRWSDRTVSEFENFAPDAKIIHIDIDPREVGKNVKVDLGIIGDAKRVLRSIYEEIKRRVRKRESWPWLQKVKEFKEKYREELVPIDGNYLRPPEILKELRKILPPDTIVATEVGQNQMWVALYFPILKPRTFLTSGGLGTMGFGFPAAIGAKVAKPERIVIDIAGDGSFMMSERELATAVNEDIPVIVVIFNNSSLGMVAQWQRMFYNRRYIATYYKKNPDFAKLAEVYGAQGFRAETMDELIKAVKEGMKSEVPTVIDVPIHPEDDVLPMVPPGEHISKVVTRY; translated from the coding sequence ATGTCCATGTCGGGTGCAAGGGCCCTCGTAAAGGCGCTGGAGAGGGAAGGAGTAAAGCACATGTTTGGCATAATAGGTGGAAGTATAATGCCAGTATTCGATGAGCTCCTGGATAGCAATATAAGGCATATAACAACGAGGCATGAACAGAGTGCTGCACATGCAGCAGATGGATATGCAAGAGTCTCTGGAAAGCCTGGTGTTGCGATAACTACCTCAGGCCCTGGGGCAACCAACCTTGTCACCGGTATTGCAACGGCCTATATGGACTCTTCTCCAATCGTGGCTATAACGGGACAAGTGCCTACATACATGATCGGCAAAATGGCATTCCAAGAGACGGACATAATAAACATAACCAAGCCAATAACAAAATGGAATTATCAGATAAGAAAACCTGAAGAAGTCCCAAAGGCAGTTAAAAAGGCATTTACAATTGCAATGCTTGGAAGACCTGGACCAACTCTGCTAGACTTCCCAAAAGATGTTCAAACTGGAGAAGGAGAAGTTGAATTTGACGTAGACATCTCTCAAGAAATAAATCCCTGGAAGCCTCCAAAACTCGATGCTTGTCCTGAAGAAGTCAAGAAAGCCGTTGATATGATACTATCTGCCGAAAGACCAGTATTCATAGTCGGCGGGGGTGTCATTTGGTCGGGAGCAACGGATGAGGTTCTCGCGATAGCTGAGTATCTATTGATACCAATCATGGCAACGTTCATGGGAAAGGGAGCAGTTCCAGAAAATCATCCATTGTACGTAGGTAACTTAGGAATGCACGGCAGAATAGCCGCCAATAAACTACTTCCAGAGACAGACCTAATAATAGCCGTTGGAATGAGGTGGAGTGATAGAACCGTTAGCGAATTTGAAAACTTTGCTCCTGATGCTAAGATAATACACATTGACATAGATCCCAGGGAAGTTGGCAAGAATGTGAAGGTTGACCTTGGAATAATTGGAGATGCAAAGAGAGTTCTCAGGTCAATATATGAAGAAATTAAAAGGAGAGTAAGGAAAAGGGAAAGCTGGCCATGGCTTCAAAAAGTTAAGGAATTCAAAGAAAAATATAGAGAAGAGCTCGTACCAATAGACGGCAACTATTTGAGGCCTCCAGAAATTCTCAAAGAGTTGAGAAAGATTCTACCACCAGACACAATAGTTGCAACCGAAGTCGGTCAAAATCAGATGTGGGTTGCCCTATACTTTCCAATCCTAAAGCCAAGAACATTCCTAACTTCGGGTGGCCTTGGAACAATGGGGTTCGGATTCCCAGCGGCAATTGGAGCAAAAGTTGCAAAACCTGAGAGAATCGTTATTGACATCGCTGGTGACGGAAGCTTCATGATGTCGGAAAGAGAACTTGCAACAGCCGTTAATGAGGACATTCCCGTAATTGTTGTCATTTTTAACAACTCCTCTTTGGGGATGGTAGCTCAATGGCAGAGAATGTTCTACAATAGGCGCTATATTGCAACGTACTACAAGAAGAATCCTGATTTTGCAAAGCTTGCAGAGGTTTATGGAGCTCAAGGATTCAGGGCCGAAACTATGGATGAACTCATCAAAGCCGTTAAAGAGGGGATGAAGTCTGAAGTGCCCACTGTTATTGATGTTCCAATTCATCCCGAAGATGACGTTCTGCCAATGGTTCCACCTGGTGAACATATCTCGAAAGTTGTGACCCGCTACTGA
- a CDS encoding 3-isopropylmalate dehydrogenase: protein MIKIAVIPGDGIGKEVVEEGVKVLEKIEELSGIKFDLHEYPFGAKHYLKTGELLPDWALEELREYDAIYFGAIGDPRVKPGILERGILLKLRFSLDLYINLRPVKLYHPKLTPLKGKTRIDMIFIRENTEGLYSGAGGFLRKGTKHEIAIQEMINTRFGVERVIRFAFEYARENGRKKVTLVDKANVLTYAHDLWQRVFSEVSLEYPEIDTDHYYVDAMAMKMIRSPEIFDVVVTPNMFGDILTDLGAEIVGGLGLAASGNINPRGVSMFEPVHGSAPDIAGKGIANPLAAILTVSLMLDFLGLKRESRLVEKAVTKVIEENKVTPDLGGKFKTNEVGNAVVNALEVLWDE from the coding sequence ATGATAAAGATAGCTGTAATTCCTGGGGATGGTATAGGAAAGGAAGTTGTTGAGGAGGGTGTCAAGGTTCTTGAGAAGATCGAGGAACTTAGCGGAATCAAGTTTGATCTCCACGAATATCCCTTTGGAGCAAAACATTACCTAAAAACGGGAGAACTCTTACCAGATTGGGCCCTGGAAGAACTTAGAGAATACGATGCAATATATTTTGGGGCAATTGGAGATCCCAGAGTAAAACCTGGAATATTGGAACGTGGAATCTTACTAAAGCTCCGCTTCTCCTTGGATCTTTATATTAATCTAAGACCTGTAAAGCTTTATCATCCAAAACTAACTCCATTAAAAGGGAAGACTAGAATAGACATGATCTTCATCAGGGAGAATACAGAGGGGCTCTACTCGGGAGCTGGGGGATTCCTTAGAAAGGGAACTAAACATGAAATCGCAATTCAAGAAATGATAAACACAAGATTTGGCGTCGAGAGAGTTATTAGATTTGCATTTGAATACGCCAGGGAAAATGGAAGGAAGAAAGTAACCCTAGTTGATAAGGCCAACGTTCTTACATACGCCCATGACCTTTGGCAAAGGGTGTTCTCAGAAGTTTCCCTTGAGTATCCAGAAATTGATACAGATCATTATTATGTTGACGCAATGGCAATGAAAATGATCCGCTCTCCAGAGATTTTTGATGTAGTTGTAACACCTAACATGTTTGGAGATATCCTAACTGACCTAGGTGCAGAAATCGTTGGAGGACTGGGATTAGCGGCATCTGGAAATATAAATCCCAGAGGAGTTTCAATGTTCGAACCAGTGCACGGATCCGCGCCGGATATAGCTGGAAAAGGAATTGCTAATCCTCTAGCCGCTATTTTAACTGTTTCTTTGATGTTAGATTTTCTAGGACTAAAAAGAGAGTCAAGATTAGTGGAAAAGGCCGTTACTAAAGTTATAGAAGAGAACAAAGTCACTCCAGATTTAGGTGGTAAATTCAAGACTAATGAAGTTGGGAATGCTGTGGTTAATGCCCTAGAGGTGTTGTGGGATGAATAG
- the leuD gene encoding 3-isopropylmalate dehydratase small subunit, whose protein sequence is MKVRGRAWKYGDNIDTDVIIPARYLNTSDPRELAKHVLEDLDPEFRKKMKPGDIIVAGENFGCGSSREHAPLAIKAAGVSCVIAKSFARIFYRNAINIGLPILESPEAVERIETGDELLVDFSNGIIENLTKGEVYRANPFPPFIMSIIKAGGLIEWAKRRLRK, encoded by the coding sequence ATGAAAGTTAGAGGAAGAGCGTGGAAATATGGAGATAACATTGATACAGATGTCATAATACCTGCCAGATACCTAAATACCTCGGACCCAAGAGAACTTGCCAAGCATGTTCTCGAAGATCTTGACCCTGAGTTTAGGAAGAAAATGAAACCCGGAGATATCATAGTTGCTGGAGAGAACTTTGGATGTGGAAGTTCCAGAGAGCATGCTCCCTTAGCCATAAAGGCAGCTGGAGTTTCATGTGTTATAGCAAAGAGCTTCGCGAGAATATTCTATAGGAATGCAATAAACATAGGACTTCCCATACTCGAATCTCCTGAAGCAGTTGAGAGAATAGAGACCGGAGACGAACTTCTCGTCGACTTTTCGAACGGAATTATAGAAAATCTGACAAAGGGAGAAGTTTACAGGGCCAATCCATTTCCTCCTTTCATCATGTCCATAATAAAAGCTGGAGGGCTCATAGAATGGGCTAAAAGGAGGTTAAGAAAATGA
- a CDS encoding alpha-isopropylmalate synthase regulatory domain-containing protein, whose product MRNIKVFDTTLRDGEQTPGVSLTVNEKVEIAKVAWSKNEPIDAIFSAINSALGIKAKLLEYRVSSVGSGKDALGEVLVRVEVGGKISVGRGLSTNILEASAEAYLNALMR is encoded by the coding sequence ATGAGAAATATCAAGGTGTTTGATACAACACTCAGGGACGGAGAGCAGACTCCCGGGGTGAGTTTAACCGTCAACGAGAAGGTCGAAATAGCAAAAGTTGCATGGTCAAAGAATGAACCAATAGACGCCATTTTTTCAGCTATAAACAGCGCCCTTGGAATTAAGGCAAAGCTTCTTGAGTACCGTGTCTCCTCAGTCGGTTCCGGTAAAGATGCTTTAGGTGAAGTTCTCGTAAGGGTTGAAGTTGGAGGAAAGATCTCCGTCGGAAGAGGTCTAAGCACAAATATTCTCGAGGCGAGTGCGGAGGCCTATCTTAACGCCCTGATGAGGTGA